From Cyanobacterium sp. T60_A2020_053:
CCACTGAGTGCGAGGGCAAAAGCCTGTAAATCGGGGTGAAATTCACCCATTAAAATACCTAAACCAAGAAAAGTAATAGCGCCCGTGCCACCGGCTAAACCATCCACACCGTCGGTTAAATTGGTAGCATTACTTTCCGCCACAATGACAAAAGTTGCTAAAAACCAAAATAAAAATCCTACAGATAAACTCAGATTAAAAGGTAATTCTACCGTAGTGATAGTATGCGGTTGAGTGCGCCATAACCAAGCGCAGAATACCACCGCAAAAATAATTTGTAAGGCTAACTTTTGCTTTGCTGTTAAACCTAGGTTAGTTTTTTTGCGCAAAATCTGCCAATCATCAACCCAACCGATAAAAGCATAGGCAAAAGTCATTAAACCTACTGCCACCACATCTCCCGACAATCCTCCCGTAGTCACCCCCACAATTATCGCCACGGGGATAAAGAAAATTCCCCCCATGGTAGGTGTACCAGCTTTTTTAAGGTGGCTAGAAGGTCCATCTTCTTGGATAACTTGACTAGCTTTGATTTTCTGTAATTGCGGTACAATCACATAACCTAAACCAGCACTAATGGCGAATGACATAACTAAAGGTAATATCTGAGAGATATTTAGATAAAATAAACTAATTATAGTAATACCGATAGTTAGTAAAATTAAGAGATTTAAGCCTGTGGGATTTTGCCAAGAAGGGTTTAATTTACTAGAGTTACTATTCATGGATTATGAGTTATGAATTATGAATTATGAATTTAATTTTGCCTTGTCGAAGAATCTCCCAACCCTTGTCAGTCCATTTTATGACGGTGGAGGGAGTTTTTTCGACAATTTGATTATCATAATCGAGGGCGTAAACAGAGGGAAATTGTCGGGCAATTTCTCGTAAATCCGTGATGGCTTCTTCCCCCGAAACATTGGCGCTGGTGGTAGCCATAGCGCCCGTCTGTCGTAAAATTTCTCTGGCTATGGGGTGATTTGGCACTCTCACACCGATGGAATCTGGGTTAAGGGGATTCATGGTTTTTGGCACTAATTCCGAAGCTGGTAAAACAAGGGTGAGGGCGCCGGGTAAATATTTTTGGGCAGTATCCCGCCATATTTTCATTTCTGCACTGGTACCTTTTACATATTGCCAAATATCTTCAATTTCCCCAGTCATCAATATTAATGGTTTTGCCGTGGGGCGTTGTTTTAATTGAAAAATTATCTCCGCTTGGTGAGGATATACGGCTAGCGCTGGAATGGTATCAGTAGGGAAACTGACGGGGTGGAGGGCGCTGGATTTTTCTACCAATTCGGCAAGGGAAACAAGAGGCATATTATGAATTTATGAAAAAGTGCAGTCATGAAGGTAATGGACAATTGACAATGGATAATTGACAATTATGAAGTATTATATCAAGTCCGTTTGATCAGCCGAAGGCTGCCGCTGCGCGATCGCTTACAAATCAGTAATATCAATATC
This genomic window contains:
- a CDS encoding phospho-N-acetylmuramoyl-pentapeptide-transferase; this encodes MNSNSSKLNPSWQNPTGLNLLILLTIGITIISLFYLNISQILPLVMSFAISAGLGYVIVPQLQKIKASQVIQEDGPSSHLKKAGTPTMGGIFFIPVAIIVGVTTGGLSGDVVAVGLMTFAYAFIGWVDDWQILRKKTNLGLTAKQKLALQIIFAVVFCAWLWRTQPHTITTVELPFNLSLSVGFLFWFLATFVIVAESNATNLTDGVDGLAGGTGAITFLGLGILMGEFHPDLQAFALALSGACLGFVVHNRNKASVFMGDTGSLALGAGLAGLGILSQNLWALFIISLIFFVESLSVIAQVGYYKATKGADGKGKRLLKMAPLHHHLELSGWSETQIVGIFYLVNTILILVTIF
- a CDS encoding L-threonylcarbamoyladenylate synthase — protein: MPLVSLAELVEKSSALHPVSFPTDTIPALAVYPHQAEIIFQLKQRPTAKPLILMTGEIEDIWQYVKGTSAEMKIWRDTAQKYLPGALTLVLPASELVPKTMNPLNPDSIGVRVPNHPIAREILRQTGAMATTSANVSGEEAITDLREIARQFPSVYALDYDNQIVEKTPSTVIKWTDKGWEILRQGKIKFIIHNS